The Manis javanica isolate MJ-LG chromosome 6, MJ_LKY, whole genome shotgun sequence genome contains a region encoding:
- the IGFBP1 gene encoding insulin-like growth factor-binding protein 1 isoform X1, whose translation MPEFPAARGWLLLLLAVQLGAAAGAPRPWHCAPCSAERLALCPPVPSSCPEFARPAGCGCCLMCALPLGAACGVATARCSRGLSCRALPGEPRPLHALTRGQGACTPDADAAPSAEDTDSKGPLAPENMSPESTEITQEQLLDSFHLMFPTGEDLPILWNAVSNYESMRAQEITGIKKRKEPCQRELYKVLDRLAKEQQKAGDELYKFYLPNCNKNGFYHSKQCETSLEGEAGLCWCVYPWNGKKIPGSLEIRGDPNCHQYFNLQN comes from the exons ATGCCCGAGTTCCCCGCTGCCCGCGGCTGGCTCCTGCTCCTGCTGGCCGTCCAGCTCGGCGCGGCTGCTGGCGCTCCCCGGCCATGGCACTGTGCGCCCTGCTCCGCCGAGAGGCTTGCACTCTGCCCGCCGGTGCCCTCCTCGTGCCCGGAGTTTGCCCGGCCCGCCGGCTGCGGCTGCTGCCTGATGTGCGCCCTGCCACTGGGTGCCGCATGCGGTGTGGCCACTGCGCGCTGCTCTCGCGGGCTCAGCTGCCGCGCGCTACCCGGCGAGCCGCGGCCCTTGCATGCCCTTACCCGCGGCCAGGGTGCCTGCACGCCCGACGCCGACGCAGCGCCCAGCGCTGAGGACACAG ACTCAAAGGGTCCCTTGGCCCCGGAGAACATGTCCCCAGAGAGCACAGAGATAACCCAGGAACAGCTCCTGGACAGCTTCCATCTCATGTTCCCGACAGGAGAGGACCTGCCCATTCTCTGGAACGCCGTCAGTAACTACGAGAGCATGAGGGCTCAGGAGATCACCGGCATCAAGAAGCGGAAG GAACCCTGCCAACGTGAACTCTACAAAGTGCTGGACAGATTAGCCAAGGAGCAGCAGAAGGCAGGAGATGAGCTTTATAAATTTTATCTGCCAAACTGCAACAAGAATGGATTCTATCACAGCAAACAG TGCGAGACATCCCTGGAGGGAGAGGCAGGGCTCTGCTGGTGCGTCTACCCTTGGAATGGGAAGAAGATTCCAGGATCCTTGGAGATCAGAGGGGACCCCAACTGTCATCAGTACTTTAACTTGCAAAACTGA
- the IGFBP1 gene encoding insulin-like growth factor-binding protein 1 isoform X2 produces MPEFPAARGWLLLLLAVQLGAAAGAPRPWHCAPCSAERLALCPPVPSSCPEFARPAGCGCCLMCALPLGAACGVATARCSRGLSCRALPGEPRPLHALTRGQGACTPDADAAPSAEDTGEDLPILWNAVSNYESMRAQEITGIKKRKEPCQRELYKVLDRLAKEQQKAGDELYKFYLPNCNKNGFYHSKQCETSLEGEAGLCWCVYPWNGKKIPGSLEIRGDPNCHQYFNLQN; encoded by the exons ATGCCCGAGTTCCCCGCTGCCCGCGGCTGGCTCCTGCTCCTGCTGGCCGTCCAGCTCGGCGCGGCTGCTGGCGCTCCCCGGCCATGGCACTGTGCGCCCTGCTCCGCCGAGAGGCTTGCACTCTGCCCGCCGGTGCCCTCCTCGTGCCCGGAGTTTGCCCGGCCCGCCGGCTGCGGCTGCTGCCTGATGTGCGCCCTGCCACTGGGTGCCGCATGCGGTGTGGCCACTGCGCGCTGCTCTCGCGGGCTCAGCTGCCGCGCGCTACCCGGCGAGCCGCGGCCCTTGCATGCCCTTACCCGCGGCCAGGGTGCCTGCACGCCCGACGCCGACGCAGCGCCCAGCGCTGAGGACACAG GAGAGGACCTGCCCATTCTCTGGAACGCCGTCAGTAACTACGAGAGCATGAGGGCTCAGGAGATCACCGGCATCAAGAAGCGGAAG GAACCCTGCCAACGTGAACTCTACAAAGTGCTGGACAGATTAGCCAAGGAGCAGCAGAAGGCAGGAGATGAGCTTTATAAATTTTATCTGCCAAACTGCAACAAGAATGGATTCTATCACAGCAAACAG TGCGAGACATCCCTGGAGGGAGAGGCAGGGCTCTGCTGGTGCGTCTACCCTTGGAATGGGAAGAAGATTCCAGGATCCTTGGAGATCAGAGGGGACCCCAACTGTCATCAGTACTTTAACTTGCAAAACTGA